From one Aquila chrysaetos chrysaetos chromosome 7, bAquChr1.4, whole genome shotgun sequence genomic stretch:
- the CHD1L gene encoding chromodomain-helicase-DNA-binding protein 1-like, protein MSRFFQALRRAASARVAGPGVEEADIYRWGLTGIQLRPYQIEGVNWLVQCYEVQHGCILGDEMGLGKTCQTISLLLYLAKKITNKERFLILCPLSVLSNWKEELERFAPGLSFVTYIGNKEERPKLQQNLKEQSHFHALLTTYEICLKDATFLKFFNWAALVVDEAHRLKNQSSLLYKTLSEFSVGFSLLLTGTPIQNSLQELYSLLSLIEPDIFPREQVKEFVEYYQAIEKESEPAKELHNLLQPFLLRRVKSEVAAELPKKVEVVLYHGMSALQRKYYKAILMKDLDAFESETGRKVTLQNVLIQLRKCVAHPYLFNGVEPEPFEIGDHIVEASGKLCLLDKLLSFLYAGGHRVLLFSQMTQLLDILQDYMDYRGYSYERLDGSVRGEERHLAIKNFGQQPIFIFLLSTRAGGVGMNLTAADTVIFTDSDFNPQNDLQAIARAHRIGQHKPVKIIRLIGRDTIEEIIYRRAASKLRLTNAIVEGGQFALGAPKPQGAAELQLSEILKFGLDKLLSSEGSTIQDVELEDILGETEGGKWVMDVVLPRKEESEEEDTENHMYVYEGKDYSKEPSREDRKAFDQLLDLQKALTEETSKEGRALRNKANALLTGLREQSTRRKHLLSPEELEARRKKRQEAAAKRARLMEEKAAAKAEAEHKKKMAWWEANHYTSTCLPSEESDSEEEFEEDEAGLNMDLDYKDADLNCIKYVMGDVTHPKAEEEDAIIVHCLDDSGRWGRGGLFTALEARSDQPRKIYEMAGKMKDLELGGTLLFPIDDKKSRKKGQDLLALIVAQHRDRSNNLSGIKLSALEKGLKKIYLAAKKRNATVHLPRIGYATKGFNWYGTERLIRKYLATRGIPTLIYYFPRNKGFSSASQPYSSSMTASKP, encoded by the exons ATGTCTCGCTTCTTCCAAGCGCTTCGCCGCGCCGCCAGCGCCCGGGTGGCGGGTCCGGGAGTGGAGGAGGCGGACATTTACCGATGGGGTCTGACAG GCATCCAGCTTCGCCCTTATCAAATAGAAGGTGTAAACTGGCTGGTGCAATGCTATGAAGTCCAGCATGGCTGTATCCTGGGTGATGAGATGGGTCTTGGGAAGACTTGTCAG aCTATTTCTCTACTTCtttatttggcaaaaaaaataacaaacaaagaGAGATTTCTCATACTTTGTCCTCTGTCCGTTCTGAGCAACTGGAAGGAGGAACTGGAGAG GTTTGCTCCAGGTCTTTCCTTTGTGACATACATAGGCAACAAGGAGGAGCGACCCAAACTGCAGCAGAACCTGAAAGAGCAGTCTCACTTCCACGCGCTCCTGACAACGTATGAG ATTTGTCTGAAAGATGcaacatttctaaaatt CTTTAACTGGGCTGCCTTGGTTGTAGATGAAGCTCACAGACTGAAAAACCAAAGTTCTCTGCTTTACAAGACACTTTCTGAG ttttcagtagGCTTCAGCCTGCTACTCACAGGCACTCCAATCCAGAACAGCCTTCAGGAACTGTACTCCTTACTCAGCCTTATTGAGCCTGACATCTTTCCTAGGGAACAAGTGAAAGAGTTTGTTGAGTATTACCAAGCGATCGAAAAGGAGAGTGAGCCAG CCAAGGAATTGCACAATCTTCTGCAGCCATTTTTGCTTCGAAGAGTCAAGTCTGaggtggctgcagagctgccaaaGAAGGTGGAAGTGGTTCTGTACCATGGAATGTCAGCTCTGCAAAGGAAGTACTACAAGGCCATTTTGATGAAAGATCTAG ATGCATTTGAAAGTGAAACAGGAAGGAAGGTTACACTTCAGAATGTCCTAATTCAGCTTCGGAAGTGTGTTGCCCACCCATACCTTTTCAATG GTGTTGAGCCAGAACCGTTTGAGATTGGAGACCATATTGTTGAAGCCAGCGGCAAGCTGTGTTTGTTGGATAAACTCCTTTCATTCTTGTATGCTGG TGGCCACCGTGtcttgctgttttctcagaTGACTCAACTGCTTGATATCCTGCAAGACTACATGGACTATAGAG GCTACAGTTACGAGCGGCTGGACGGTTCTGTTAGGGGTGAAGAGAGACACCTTGCCATTAAGAACTTTGGTCAACAGCCCATCTTCATCTTCCTGCTGAGCACCAGAGCAG GTGGAGTTGGCATGAACCTGACAGCAGCAGATACAGTTATTTTTACTGATAGTGATTTTAATCCACAAAATGACTTGCAAGCAATAGCACGAGCTCACCGAATTGGGCAGCACAA GCCTGTCAAAATTATCCGCTTGATTGGGCGAGATACAATTGAAGAAATAATCTACCGAAGAGCTGCTTCTAAGCTTCGGCTGACAAATGCCATTGTAGAAGGGGGTCAGTTTGCTCTGGGAGCACCCAAGcctcagggagcagcagagtTACAG CTGAGTGAAATCTTGAAATTTGGCTTGGATAAATTGCTCTCCTCTGAAGGGAGTACTATACAGGATGTGGAGCTAGAAGACATCCTTGGAGAGACAGAAGGAGGGAAGTGGGTCATGGATGTTGTGCTGCCACGCAAAGAAGAGAGTGAAGAGGAGGATACAGAGA atcacATGTACGTGTATGAAGGCAAAGATTATTCAAAAGAACCCAGCAGAGAAGATAGAAAAGCATTTGATCAGCTTTTGGATCTTCAGAAAGCCTTGACTGAAGAGACCAGTAAGGAAGGGAGAGCTCTCCGGAACAAAGCAAAC gcCCTTCTCACAGGCCTCCGGGAACAGTCAACCAGGAGGAAGCACTTGTTGAGCCCAGAGGAGCTGGAGGCTAGGAGAAAGAAGCgtcaagaagcagcagcaaagagagCAAGGCTCATGGAGGAAAAGGCGGCggcaaaagcagaggcagaacacaagaaaaa gatgGCCTGGTGGGAGGCAAATCATTACACATCTACTTGCCTTCCTTCAGAGGAAAGTGACTCTGAGGAAGAATTTGAGGAGGATGAGGCTGGGCTGAACATGGATTTAGATTACAAAGATGCAGACCTGAACTGTATCAAGTACGTCATGGGAGATGTCACCCACCccaaagcagaagaggaggatgCCATCATTGTCCACTGCCTAG ATGACTCCGGCCGCTGGGGAAGGGGTGGTTTATTTACAGCTCTGGAGGCTCGTTCTGATCAGCCAAGGAAAATATATGAGATGGCAGGAAAGATGAAAG ACCTGGAGTTAGGAGGAACCCTGTTATTCCCCATTGATGATAAAAAGTCCAGGAAAAAAGGACAAGACTTG CTGGCCTTGATTGTAGCTCAGCACCGGGATCGGTCCAACAACTTGTCTGGCATTAAGCTGTCTGCTTTGGAAAAGGGCCTGAAGAAGATTTATTTAGCAGCCAAGAAAAGGAATG caACAGTGCATCTTCCACGTATTGGGTATGCAACAAAAGGTTTCAACTGGTATGGTACCGAGCGGCTCATCCGAAAATATTTGGCAACACGGGGTATCCCCACTCTCAT ATACTACTTCCCTAGGAATAAaggcttttcctctgcttcacaACCATATTCATCTTCCATGACAGCCTCAAAGCCATGA